A part of Numenius arquata chromosome 2, bNumArq3.hap1.1, whole genome shotgun sequence genomic DNA contains:
- the MEST gene encoding mesoderm-specific transcript homolog protein isoform X3: MKEWWVQVGLLSVPLLAVYLHIPPPKLSPALLSWRSSDSTGAVGSSDIVVLLHGFPTSSYDWCKIWEGLTQRFHRVIALDFVGFGFSDKPRPHRYSIFEQASIVEGLVRHLGLHHQKINLLSHDYGDTVAQELLHRYEHNKTGSILINSLCLSNGGIFPETHYPRLIQKILKDGGLLSPVITRLMNFFFFSRGLGAVFGPYTQPSPAEYWDMWTAVRTNDGNLVVDSILQYINQRKKHRDRWVGALMSTSVPLHLIYGPLDPVNPHPEFLQLYKKVLPMSTVSVLDDHISHYPQLEDPTGFLNAYLNFINSF; the protein is encoded by the exons ATGAAGGAGTGGTGGGTACAGGTGGGGCTGCTGAGCGTCCCCCTCCTCGCCGTCTACCTGCACATCCCGCCCCCCAAGCTCTCCCCGGCTCTGCTCTCCTGGAGGTCCT cagattCCACCGGTGCCGTCGGCAGCTCCGACATCGTCGTCCTCCTCCACGGCTTCCCGACCTCCAGCTATGATTGGTGCAAG ATCTGGGAAGGGCTGACCCAGCGGTTTCACCGGGTGATTGCTCTGGATTTCGTAGGGTTCGGTTTCAGCGACAAGCCT AGGCCCCACCGCTATTCCATCTTCGAGCAAGCCAGCATCGTCGAGGGGCTGGTGCGTCACCTCGGCCTCCACCACCAGAAGATTAATCTCCTGTCCCACGATTACGGGGATACGGTCGCACAGGAGCTGCTCCACAG GTATGAGCACAATAAAACTGGAAGCATCTTGATCAACAGCCTCTGTTTATCCAACGGAG GGATTTTCCCCGAAACGCACTACCCCCGGCTCATCCAGAAG ATCCTCAAGGATGGGGGTTTGCTGTCCCCAGTCATCACACGGCTGatgaacttctttttcttctccagagg GCTCGGGGCAGTCTTTGGGCCCTACACGCAGCCTTCGCCAGCAGAGTACTGGGATATGTGGACAGCGGTGCGGACTAACGACGGCAATCTCGTTGTTGACAG TATTTTGCAGTACATAAACCAGAGAAAGAAGCACAGAGACCGCTGGGTTGGGGCTTTGATGTCCACCTCTGTCCCAC TACATCTAATCTATGGGCCCCTGGACCCCGTGAATCCGCATCCGGAGTTTCTTCAGCTTTACAA GAAGGTGCTTCCCATGTCCACGGTGTCTGTGCTGGATGACCACATTAGCCACTATCCGCAGCTGGAGGATCCCACAGGCTTCCTGAACGCGTATCTGAACTTCATCAACTCCTTCTGA
- the MEST gene encoding mesoderm-specific transcript homolog protein isoform X2: protein MKEWWVQVGLLSVPLLAVYLHIPPPKLSPALLSWRSSGSYFIYKDQNIFYRDSTGAVGSSDIVVLLHGFPTSSYDWCKIWEGLTQRFHRVIALDFVGFGFSDKPRPHRYSIFEQASIVEGLVRHLGLHHQKINLLSHDYGDTVAQELLHRYEHNKTGSILINSLCLSNGGIFPETHYPRLIQKILKDGGLLSPVITRLMNFFFFSRGILQYINQRKKHRDRWVGALMSTSVPLHLIYGPLDPVNPHPEFLQLYKKVLPMSTVSVLDDHISHYPQLEDPTGFLNAYLNFINSF from the exons ATGAAGGAGTGGTGGGTACAGGTGGGGCTGCTGAGCGTCCCCCTCCTCGCCGTCTACCTGCACATCCCGCCCCCCAAGCTCTCCCCGGCTCTGCTCTCCTGGAGGTCCTCTGGAAGCTACTTTATCTACAAGGACCAGAACATCTTCTACAGAG attCCACCGGTGCCGTCGGCAGCTCCGACATCGTCGTCCTCCTCCACGGCTTCCCGACCTCCAGCTATGATTGGTGCAAG ATCTGGGAAGGGCTGACCCAGCGGTTTCACCGGGTGATTGCTCTGGATTTCGTAGGGTTCGGTTTCAGCGACAAGCCT AGGCCCCACCGCTATTCCATCTTCGAGCAAGCCAGCATCGTCGAGGGGCTGGTGCGTCACCTCGGCCTCCACCACCAGAAGATTAATCTCCTGTCCCACGATTACGGGGATACGGTCGCACAGGAGCTGCTCCACAG GTATGAGCACAATAAAACTGGAAGCATCTTGATCAACAGCCTCTGTTTATCCAACGGAG GGATTTTCCCCGAAACGCACTACCCCCGGCTCATCCAGAAG ATCCTCAAGGATGGGGGTTTGCTGTCCCCAGTCATCACACGGCTGatgaacttctttttcttctccagagg TATTTTGCAGTACATAAACCAGAGAAAGAAGCACAGAGACCGCTGGGTTGGGGCTTTGATGTCCACCTCTGTCCCAC TACATCTAATCTATGGGCCCCTGGACCCCGTGAATCCGCATCCGGAGTTTCTTCAGCTTTACAA GAAGGTGCTTCCCATGTCCACGGTGTCTGTGCTGGATGACCACATTAGCCACTATCCGCAGCTGGAGGATCCCACAGGCTTCCTGAACGCGTATCTGAACTTCATCAACTCCTTCTGA
- the MEST gene encoding mesoderm-specific transcript homolog protein isoform X1, whose translation MKEWWVQVGLLSVPLLAVYLHIPPPKLSPALLSWRSSGSYFIYKDQNIFYRDSTGAVGSSDIVVLLHGFPTSSYDWCKIWEGLTQRFHRVIALDFVGFGFSDKPRPHRYSIFEQASIVEGLVRHLGLHHQKINLLSHDYGDTVAQELLHRYEHNKTGSILINSLCLSNGGIFPETHYPRLIQKILKDGGLLSPVITRLMNFFFFSRGLGAVFGPYTQPSPAEYWDMWTAVRTNDGNLVVDSILQYINQRKKHRDRWVGALMSTSVPLHLIYGPLDPVNPHPEFLQLYKKVLPMSTVSVLDDHISHYPQLEDPTGFLNAYLNFINSF comes from the exons ATGAAGGAGTGGTGGGTACAGGTGGGGCTGCTGAGCGTCCCCCTCCTCGCCGTCTACCTGCACATCCCGCCCCCCAAGCTCTCCCCGGCTCTGCTCTCCTGGAGGTCCTCTGGAAGCTACTTTATCTACAAGGACCAGAACATCTTCTACAGAG attCCACCGGTGCCGTCGGCAGCTCCGACATCGTCGTCCTCCTCCACGGCTTCCCGACCTCCAGCTATGATTGGTGCAAG ATCTGGGAAGGGCTGACCCAGCGGTTTCACCGGGTGATTGCTCTGGATTTCGTAGGGTTCGGTTTCAGCGACAAGCCT AGGCCCCACCGCTATTCCATCTTCGAGCAAGCCAGCATCGTCGAGGGGCTGGTGCGTCACCTCGGCCTCCACCACCAGAAGATTAATCTCCTGTCCCACGATTACGGGGATACGGTCGCACAGGAGCTGCTCCACAG GTATGAGCACAATAAAACTGGAAGCATCTTGATCAACAGCCTCTGTTTATCCAACGGAG GGATTTTCCCCGAAACGCACTACCCCCGGCTCATCCAGAAG ATCCTCAAGGATGGGGGTTTGCTGTCCCCAGTCATCACACGGCTGatgaacttctttttcttctccagagg GCTCGGGGCAGTCTTTGGGCCCTACACGCAGCCTTCGCCAGCAGAGTACTGGGATATGTGGACAGCGGTGCGGACTAACGACGGCAATCTCGTTGTTGACAG TATTTTGCAGTACATAAACCAGAGAAAGAAGCACAGAGACCGCTGGGTTGGGGCTTTGATGTCCACCTCTGTCCCAC TACATCTAATCTATGGGCCCCTGGACCCCGTGAATCCGCATCCGGAGTTTCTTCAGCTTTACAA GAAGGTGCTTCCCATGTCCACGGTGTCTGTGCTGGATGACCACATTAGCCACTATCCGCAGCTGGAGGATCCCACAGGCTTCCTGAACGCGTATCTGAACTTCATCAACTCCTTCTGA